In the genome of uncultured Methanobrevibacter sp., the window AATATAATTAAAAGCATTGAAACTGATTTATATCAAGTTTACAATTATGATAATCCTAAAGATGACATTACAATGCTGGTAATAAAATATAATGGTTGTGAAAGTTATGAATAGAATTAGAGAACTTTTTAAATCAAATAAATTCAAGATATTATTCGCAATGGCCATGACTTTTACAACAATAATATTTTTCAATATTGTTGATTCCACCTCAGAAGTGAATCTTGAAATTGCCATTATGCCTGTTTTATGTCTATTATGGGGTCCTTTTGGAATCTTAGGATTTATTATAGTAGAAAGCATATATCTTCTTGTATTTGACCCTCATGACGCACCATATGTCCTAAAAGTAATCATTATATTTTGTATATGCAACATGTTAATGTGGAAATTATGGTATTCCACAATGAACAGAGACGGTATGGAAATTCCAAATTTTAACAAATTATACAATATAATTAAATTTTTAGCCATCTTTTTGATTTATGTGGCAGGACTATATATTTTACTAAACGGACTGGTTAAAGGACAATACGATGTTAAGAATTTACATGACAATATAATAATATTATCACCGTTAAGCATACTGATTATGATAATAGGAATACACCTTGCAATCAAATATAAAATACCAGTATACACTCCAAAAGGATTGAAACAGGTTTTGCCTAAAAAAGTTTATCCAATTCTACTAATTGCTGCAATCATTATCGGAATGGTAAATACAATATCCGATAACAATGCCTTTGATTCAACAATAATAAGTATTTTAGTAATGGTGCTCATGATAATCTATATAACAAAACCATTTGGAGAGAATTATACAATAAATGAAGATATTAACATAAATTTATTCAATAAAATTAATTCCTCCCTATTTTTACTATTGTTAATCCTTCTTGCAATAACCACTTTGCCACTATACGTATTTATTCCGGGCATAATAACTCCAACAGACGTACTTAGCAATTTTGCATACATTATTGAGCAGTTTATATCATTAATCATAATTCCAGTTTTAATTTATATGTATTATCTGGAAAAAAATATGACAAAACCTATCAACAAACTAACCAAATCATTATCCCGAAATATAACCACACCCCAGGATTATCAAAAACTTAACGAAGATTTAAATTCAATAACAGTTAACAATGAACTAAAATCCCTTGCAGGTTCACTGCTTGAAATGGAAGAAGATTTGAATCTTTACAGAAAACAGCTGGTTGAAGTTACATCTCAAAAGGAGAGATTTGAAACAGAGATGAAATTGG includes:
- a CDS encoding PP2C family protein-serine/threonine phosphatase is translated as MNRIRELFKSNKFKILFAMAMTFTTIIFFNIVDSTSEVNLEIAIMPVLCLLWGPFGILGFIIVESIYLLVFDPHDAPYVLKVIIIFCICNMLMWKLWYSTMNRDGMEIPNFNKLYNIIKFLAIFLIYVAGLYILLNGLVKGQYDVKNLHDNIIILSPLSILIMIIGIHLAIKYKIPVYTPKGLKQVLPKKVYPILLIAAIIIGMVNTISDNNAFDSTIISILVMVLMIIYITKPFGENYTINEDININLFNKINSSLFLLLLILLAITTLPLYVFIPGIITPTDVLSNFAYIIEQFISLIIIPVLIYMYYLEKNMTKPINKLTKSLSRNITTPQDYQKLNEDLNSITVNNELKSLAGSLLEMEEDLNLYRKQLVEVTSQKERFETEMKLGHDIQDSMIPKNFEEYNNGEKCEIWGMMEPAREVAGDFYDFFKIDDDNIGFVIGDVSGKGITASLIMVKAMTLIQDYAIHFEDLSDVFYEVNNLLCEGNVENLFVTCWLGKINFKTKKLSYVNAGHNPPLIKQNENFEYYNINPGVVLAAMEDMPYETNELQLKSGDAIILYTDGITEANYNYNDFYGEERLKDILNKHKNDDLEKIITSVKKDIDDFCENQEQFDDTTMFAIRLK